The following are encoded in a window of Spodoptera frugiperda isolate SF20-4 chromosome 3, AGI-APGP_CSIRO_Sfru_2.0, whole genome shotgun sequence genomic DNA:
- the LOC118274271 gene encoding UDP-GlcNAc:betaGal beta-1,3-N-acetylglucosaminyltransferase-like protein 1, translating into MADISVIIPVHNGEEWIDTCMNSIAEQTIFKTDDLKIEIAVYNDGSTDKTPELLKKWEEQFKEQGVDFVKSGGKTSKGVGAAKNGAIKISTGKYLCFQDIDDIMLPQRIELQWKAATSRPNAIIGSKILRVPKDSTPRYVQWVNNLNSQQLRNQIYTSHGPTLLMPTWFCHRSVYDKVGGFVETGRGTPEDLIFFYAHLDAGGTLYRVEKELVVYAYHAKAATFSVKRENIWQVQLERLQKRVFPSWNHFTVWNAGKAGRRLVRSLDPENLNKVVAFCDVDKNKIGQHVELYCPIERKVLVKLPVIHFTDAKPPLLICFKLDMTNGEFERNLQSLNLIEGIDYVLFS; encoded by the coding sequence atgGCTGATATTTCTGTAATCATACCAGTACATAATGGCGAAGAATGGATAGATACTTGTATGAATTCTATAGCAGAACAAACCATATTCAAAACAGACGATCTAAAGATTGAAATTGCTGTTTATAATGATGGCAGTACTGATAAAACTCCagaacttttaaaaaaatgggAAGAACAGTTTAAGGAGCAAGGAGTTGATTTCGTTAAATCGGGTGGCAAAACGTCAAAAGGAGTGGGCGCTGCAAAAAATGGTGCTATAAAAATAAGCACAggcaaatatttatgttttcaagATATTGATGATATAATGCTACCTCAGAGAATAGAGCTTCAGTGGAAAGCTGCAACATCAAGACCAAATGCAATTATTGGCAGTAAAATATTGAGAGTACCTAAAGACTCCACTCCACGTTATGTTCAGTGGGTTAACAACCTTAACAGCCAGCAGCTGAGGAACCAAATATACACATCCCACGGACCTACTTTGCTAATGCCTACATGGTTCTGTCATAGAAGTGTATATGACAAGGTTGGAGGATTTGTGGAAACTGGCCGTGGAACACCAGAAGACCTGATATTTTTCTATGCACATTTGGATGCTGGAGGAACCTTATATAGAGTAGAAAAGGAACTGGTAGTGTATGCTTACCATGCAAAGGCAGCTACATTTTCTgttaaaagagaaaatatttggCAGGTCCAACTAGAAAGATTACAAAAACGTGTATTTCCTAGTTGGAATCATTTTACAGTTTGGAATGCAGGCAAAGCTGGTAGAAGACTAGTTCGATCCTTAGATCCCgaaaacttaaataaagttGTGGCATTTTGTGATGTTGACAAGAACAAAATAGGGCAACATGTGGAACTATACTGCCCTATTGAAAGAAAAGTACTAGTCAAATTGCCTGTTATTCATTTTACAGATGCAAAGCCCCCTTTactaatatgttttaaattggACATGACAAATGGTGAATTTGAAAGGAATCTACAATCATTAAATCTCATTGAAGGAATTGATTATGTTTTATTCAGTTAA
- the LOC118274270 gene encoding arrestin domain-containing protein 17, with protein sequence MGIKEANIYLDNQWNTYYAGQTINGRIEYVFDSPKKVRGIHVKFKGEAHTEWCESRNQETSDGKTESTDTMHTGHEEYFQVSYYLLGSNSGNEIEIPAGKQVYNFTCALPPVLPSSFEGQYGYVRYTVKVTLDRPWKFDQETKMAFTVINAFDLNLNPSYKEPIHIQLEKTFCCFCCASPPLSVDVQAPVSGYVPGQKIPIRVEVDNKSNVQLHLVKVFLRKVVTYRATSPTNQTKKIKDVVLTIQEGPAPAGTTKSWDLTMEVPPIPPSDLVNCNIIDLDYDFKVECVVSGMHLNMSGKKYIAIGTVPLVGMVGQVAPSAPPPNNAETGETSPGSPSQPAVLPVSPGQPMVPSAPGGDAAPGGWVMPGAQPVQPPYQTLYPTLTTPVYKESPYQARTIQERGESNHMLIRGPNNFAPYYPTYAAVQPPPLPQ encoded by the exons ATGGGTATAAAAGaagctaatatttatttagataatcaATGGAACACGTATTACGCTGGGCAAACCATCAATGGAAGAATAGAATATGTGTTTGATAGTCCTAAAAAAGTCCGAG gtatcCATGTCAAGTTTAAAGGAGAGGCTCATACAGAATGGTGTGAAAGTAGAAATCAAGAAACTTCCGATGGGAAGACAGAATCGACTGATACCATGCACACCGGGCACGAGGAGTACTTCCAAGTGTCATACTATTTGCTGGGAAGCAACTCAg gAAACGAAATAGAAATCCCGGCTGGTAAGCAAGTGTATAACTTCACTTGTGCCTTACCTCCTGTTTTACCTTCATCCTTCGAGGGTCAGTATGGGTATGTCAGGTATACAGTCAAAGTGACCCTGGACCGGCCCTGGAAGTTTGACCAAGAGACAAAGATGGCATTTACTGTGATCAATGCATTTGATTTGAATCTCAACCCTTCTTATAAG GAACCAATCCACATTCAACTAGAGAAGACATTCTGTTGCTTCTGTTGCGCCTCCCCTCCACTGTCAGTTGATGTGCAAGCTCCGGTGTCAGGCTATGTGCCCGGACAGAAGATACCTATAAGAGTAGAGGTAGACAACAAGAGTAATGTCCAACTGCATCTCGTCAAGGTTTTCTTGAGAAAG GTGGTAACATACAGAGCCACATCACCTACAAATCAGACGAAGAAGATCAAAGATGTAGTCCTGACGATACAAGAAGGGCCGGCGCCCGCAGGAACAACGAAGAGTTGGGACCTAACTATGGAAGTGCCGCCCATACCGCCGTCCGATCTAGTCAACTGTAACATCATTGATTTAGACTACGATTTCAAG GTGGAATGTGTAGTATCGGGTATGCATTTGAACATGAGTGGCAAGAAATATATCGCCATCGGAACTGTACCGTTGGTCGGTATGGTGGGTCAAGTGGCGCCCTCTGCACCACCACCAAACAACGCAGAAACCGGAGAGACAAGTCCAGGCTCGCCTAGTCAACCGGCTGTGCTGCCCGTCAGTCCCGGACAGCCTATG GTGCCATCAGCGCCAGGCGGTGACGCAGCTCCTGGAGGCTGGGTGATGCCCGGAGCGCAGCCCGTGCAGCCGCCATACCAAACATTGTACCCGACTTTAA CTACACCAGTTTACAAAGAATCTCCATACCAAGCGCGCACAATTCAGGAGCGGGGAGAATCCAACCACATGTTGATTAGAGGTCCGAATAACTTCGCTCCGTACTATCCTACTTACGCTGCCGTCCAGCCGCCGCCATTACCTCAGTAA